A part of Aegilops tauschii subsp. strangulata cultivar AL8/78 chromosome 2, Aet v6.0, whole genome shotgun sequence genomic DNA contains:
- the LOC109774229 gene encoding probable indole-3-acetic acid-amido synthetase GH3.11 isoform X1 — protein MDNNELGCKRNDALQELEMLTVNAKEAQQLILTKILESNQASEYLSKFMNRSTNTSTFKRNVPVVTYDVVQPYIARISTGEDSSIISGDRIVELLRSSGTSRGEPRLMPAISEDLDRRTYLYSLLMPIMNKYVSGLGEGKAMYLLFVKAETLTNSGIPVRSVLTSYYKSPHFLHRKHDLYNNYTSPDEVILCPDSQQSMYCQLLCGLVERQHVLRLGAVFASAFLRSISFLEQHWCDLVNDIRIGKLNSNVTNTECRLAMEGFLALPNPELADELEEICGHGPWKGILGRLWPNVKYIEAVLTGTMAQYIPMLEFYSGGRIPLVCTMYASSESYFGVNLRPLCKPTDVSYTILPNMAYFEFIPLEDGLRVTDDEEVVGNDKLVSLVDVKVGCYYELVVTTFSGLYRYRVGDVLQVTGFYNRVPQFKFICRRNVILSIDTDKTNEEDLHNSVTRAKKILEDRNHILLEYTSYPDTSTVPGHYVLFWEIKSTCEGVKPLDPQLLESCCISVEESLDYIYRRCRAHDKSVGPLEIRVVEAGAFDALMDLLVSQGSSINQYKTPRCIESGLALKLLNSKVTASFFSPRDPEWTV, from the exons ATGGACAATAATGAGTTAGGCTGCAAGCGAAACGACGCTCTTCAAGAGCTCGAGATGCTGACAGTGAATGCCAAGGAAGCCCAACAGCTTATACTGACAAAAATCCTTGAGAGTAACCAGGCTAGTGAGTACTTGAGCAAATTCATGAATAGATCCACAAACACATCCACCTTCAAGAGAAACGTCCCAGTAGTGACATATGATGTGGTCCAGCCGTACATCGCAAGGATCTCAACTGGCGAGGATTCTTCCATTATATCTGGAGACCGAATCGTTGAACTGCTGAGAAG CTCCGGAACTTCTCGGGGTGAGCCAAGATTGATGCCAGCCATCTCCGAGGATCTTGACCGTCGAACCTACCTTTATAGTCTGCTAATGCCGATAATGAACAA GTATGTATCAGGCCTTGGTGAGGGGAAGGCCATGTATCTTCTCTTTGTGAAAGCGGAAACACTGACGAATTCTGGCATTCCAGTTCGATCAGTCCTCACTAGCTATTACAAAAGCCCTCATTTCCTGCACCGCAAACATGACTTGTACAACAACTACACCAGTCCTGACGAGGTCATCCTTTGCCCTGACAGCCAGCAGAGCATGTACTGCCAGCTGCTCTGCGGCCTGGTTGAACGCCAGCATGTCCTCCGTCTTGGGGCAGTCTTCGCCTCGGCGTTCCTTCGGTCTATCAGCTTTCTTGAGCAGCACTGGTGTGACCTTGTCAATGACATACGTATTGGTAAACTCAATTCCAATGTCACCAACACCGAGTGCCGGTTGGCCATGGAGGGCTTTCTCGCATTGCCCAACCCGGAGCTCGCTGATGAGCTTGAGGAAATCTGTGGCCATGGGCCATGGAAGGGGATTCTAGGTAGGCTATGGCCTAACGTCAAGTACATCGAAGCTGTTCTTACAGGCACAATGGCACAATACATCCCCATGCTGGAGTTCTATAGTGGTGGTAGGATTCCCTTGGTATGCACCATGTACGCCTCGTCGGAGAGCTATTTTGGTGTCAATCTGAGGCCACTGTGCAAACCAACCGACGTGTCTTACACCATCCTCCCAAACATGGCCTACTTTGAGTTCATTCCTTTGGAGGATGGCCTCAGAGTGACGGATGATGAGGAGGTGGTGGGGAATGACAAGCTTGTCAGCCTGGTGGATGTCAAGGTCGGATGCTACTATGAGCTTGTGGTCACCACATTTTCTG GTCTTTACAGGTATAGGGTTGGCGATGTGCTTCAGGTCACAGGCTTCTACAACCGTGTGCCGCAGTTCAAATTCATCTGCCGGAGAAACGTGATCCTCAGCATTGACACCGACAAGACCAACGAGGAGGATCTCCACAACAGCGTCACGCGTGCCAAGAAGATCCTGGAGGACAGAAaccacatcctcctggagtacaCCAGCTACCCAGACACTTCCACTGTCCCTGGCCACTATGTGCTCTTCTGGGAGATCAAGTCCACCTGCGAAGGTGTGAAGCCCCTCGACCCTCAGCTCCTCGAGAGCTGCTGCATCTCTGTTGAGGAGTCGCTCGACTACATCTACAGGCGCTGCAGGGCGCACGACAAGTCGGTAGGCCCGCTGGAGATACGGGTGGTTGAGGCCGGCGCGTTTGATGCTCTGATGGATCTGCTGGTCAGCCAGGGCAGCTCCATCAACCAGTACAAGACCCCGAGGTGCATCGAGTCCGGCCTCGCGCTGAAGCTGCTCAACTCCAAGGTCACCGCTTCCTTCTTCAGCCCCCGGGATCCCGAGTGGACCGTGTAA
- the LOC109774229 gene encoding probable indole-3-acetic acid-amido synthetase GH3.11 isoform X2, with product MLTVNAKEAQQLILTKILESNQASEYLSKFMNRSTNTSTFKRNVPVVTYDVVQPYIARISTGEDSSIISGDRIVELLRSSGTSRGEPRLMPAISEDLDRRTYLYSLLMPIMNKYVSGLGEGKAMYLLFVKAETLTNSGIPVRSVLTSYYKSPHFLHRKHDLYNNYTSPDEVILCPDSQQSMYCQLLCGLVERQHVLRLGAVFASAFLRSISFLEQHWCDLVNDIRIGKLNSNVTNTECRLAMEGFLALPNPELADELEEICGHGPWKGILGRLWPNVKYIEAVLTGTMAQYIPMLEFYSGGRIPLVCTMYASSESYFGVNLRPLCKPTDVSYTILPNMAYFEFIPLEDGLRVTDDEEVVGNDKLVSLVDVKVGCYYELVVTTFSGLYRYRVGDVLQVTGFYNRVPQFKFICRRNVILSIDTDKTNEEDLHNSVTRAKKILEDRNHILLEYTSYPDTSTVPGHYVLFWEIKSTCEGVKPLDPQLLESCCISVEESLDYIYRRCRAHDKSVGPLEIRVVEAGAFDALMDLLVSQGSSINQYKTPRCIESGLALKLLNSKVTASFFSPRDPEWTV from the exons ATGCTGACAGTGAATGCCAAGGAAGCCCAACAGCTTATACTGACAAAAATCCTTGAGAGTAACCAGGCTAGTGAGTACTTGAGCAAATTCATGAATAGATCCACAAACACATCCACCTTCAAGAGAAACGTCCCAGTAGTGACATATGATGTGGTCCAGCCGTACATCGCAAGGATCTCAACTGGCGAGGATTCTTCCATTATATCTGGAGACCGAATCGTTGAACTGCTGAGAAG CTCCGGAACTTCTCGGGGTGAGCCAAGATTGATGCCAGCCATCTCCGAGGATCTTGACCGTCGAACCTACCTTTATAGTCTGCTAATGCCGATAATGAACAA GTATGTATCAGGCCTTGGTGAGGGGAAGGCCATGTATCTTCTCTTTGTGAAAGCGGAAACACTGACGAATTCTGGCATTCCAGTTCGATCAGTCCTCACTAGCTATTACAAAAGCCCTCATTTCCTGCACCGCAAACATGACTTGTACAACAACTACACCAGTCCTGACGAGGTCATCCTTTGCCCTGACAGCCAGCAGAGCATGTACTGCCAGCTGCTCTGCGGCCTGGTTGAACGCCAGCATGTCCTCCGTCTTGGGGCAGTCTTCGCCTCGGCGTTCCTTCGGTCTATCAGCTTTCTTGAGCAGCACTGGTGTGACCTTGTCAATGACATACGTATTGGTAAACTCAATTCCAATGTCACCAACACCGAGTGCCGGTTGGCCATGGAGGGCTTTCTCGCATTGCCCAACCCGGAGCTCGCTGATGAGCTTGAGGAAATCTGTGGCCATGGGCCATGGAAGGGGATTCTAGGTAGGCTATGGCCTAACGTCAAGTACATCGAAGCTGTTCTTACAGGCACAATGGCACAATACATCCCCATGCTGGAGTTCTATAGTGGTGGTAGGATTCCCTTGGTATGCACCATGTACGCCTCGTCGGAGAGCTATTTTGGTGTCAATCTGAGGCCACTGTGCAAACCAACCGACGTGTCTTACACCATCCTCCCAAACATGGCCTACTTTGAGTTCATTCCTTTGGAGGATGGCCTCAGAGTGACGGATGATGAGGAGGTGGTGGGGAATGACAAGCTTGTCAGCCTGGTGGATGTCAAGGTCGGATGCTACTATGAGCTTGTGGTCACCACATTTTCTG GTCTTTACAGGTATAGGGTTGGCGATGTGCTTCAGGTCACAGGCTTCTACAACCGTGTGCCGCAGTTCAAATTCATCTGCCGGAGAAACGTGATCCTCAGCATTGACACCGACAAGACCAACGAGGAGGATCTCCACAACAGCGTCACGCGTGCCAAGAAGATCCTGGAGGACAGAAaccacatcctcctggagtacaCCAGCTACCCAGACACTTCCACTGTCCCTGGCCACTATGTGCTCTTCTGGGAGATCAAGTCCACCTGCGAAGGTGTGAAGCCCCTCGACCCTCAGCTCCTCGAGAGCTGCTGCATCTCTGTTGAGGAGTCGCTCGACTACATCTACAGGCGCTGCAGGGCGCACGACAAGTCGGTAGGCCCGCTGGAGATACGGGTGGTTGAGGCCGGCGCGTTTGATGCTCTGATGGATCTGCTGGTCAGCCAGGGCAGCTCCATCAACCAGTACAAGACCCCGAGGTGCATCGAGTCCGGCCTCGCGCTGAAGCTGCTCAACTCCAAGGTCACCGCTTCCTTCTTCAGCCCCCGGGATCCCGAGTGGACCGTGTAA
- the LOC109774232 gene encoding small ribosomal subunit protein eS21 — protein sequence MQNEVGDMVDLYVPRKCSATNRIITAKDHASVQINIGHVDANGLYNGSFTTFALSGFVRAQGDADGSLDRLWQQKRAEIKQ from the exons ATGCAGAACGAGGTGGGTGATATGGTGGACCTCTATGTCCCAAGGAAGTG CTCTGCCACCAACAGGATCATAACTGCCAAGGACCACGCCTCTGTCCAGATCAACATCGGGCATGTGGATGCGAATGGACTGTATAATGGCAGTTTCACCACGTTTGCCCTCTCTGGATTCGTCCGCGCCCAG GGTGATGCCGATGGTTCTTTGGACAGGCTCTGGCAGCAGAAGAGGGCTGAGATCAAGCAGTAG